TCGCTCATGGAGATGATGGCGGGACTTATCAGAGGGCGCTTTGGCAAGCCTGCGACGCTGGCCGATCAACAGGCGTTCTTTGCCAAGCATATCGGCCCTTGGGCCGGGCATTTTTTCACGGATTTGGAGGCTGCGCAGAGTTCGGTTCTCTATGCCTCGGTCGGCGCGGTCGGTCGGGTGTTCATGGAGATCGAGGCGCAGGGCTTTCGAATGAGCGGGGCGTAAGCCCGTATCGCAACCGGCGGAGCGATCCGTCACAACGAGGGGAGGGAGACCTTCATGACCCGGAAGACCGAGGCTGGCAGCAGCCGCCGTGATTTCCTGAAACTGGCCGCCACCGGCGCGCCCGCTGTCGCGGTCGCAACGATGGTCACGACGGGCGAGGCCCAAGCCGCAGAGCCAGACCTGACATCGGATCGGATGCAGGACACCGCGCATACCCGCGCCTATTTCGAGAGCGCCCGCTTCTAGGATCGGACGCCCGTCAACGCTGGTGCGCGGCCAAGTGGCCAGAGCGTCAGGGACAATCGCAGTACCCAGCCCAAGAGGCCCAGGGAGGAGAGAGAAACATGTTGAGGAAAAAGACCAACGGGGTTGCACGCCGCCCCCAGCGGACCAGTATCCTGTCCGAGGTCGCCGGAACATCGGTGGACCGCCGCGCATTCCTGCGTGGCAGCGGTTTGGCCATCGGTGGCCTTGCCGCAATCGGTGCCATGGGGGGCACCGTGACCCGCGCCAATGCGCAGAGCGCTGCGACGGCGGCGGTTCAGACGGTCAAATCGGTCTGCACCCATTGCTCGGTCGGTTGCACGGTTGTGGCCGAGGTGCAAAATGGTGTCTGGACGGGGCAGGAACCCGGCTGGGACAGCCCGTTCAATCTGGGCGCGCATTGCGCCAAGGGTGCCGCCGTGCGCGAGCATGCCCATGGCGAGCGCCGCCTGAAATACCCGATGAAGAAAGAGGGTGGAGAGTGGAAGCGCATCAGCTGGGAGCAGGCGATCAACGAGATCGGCGACGGCATGATGAAGATCCGCGAAGAAAGCGGGCCGGATTCCGTCTATTGGCTGGGCTCTGCCAAGCACAATAACGAACAGGCCTATCTCTTCCGCAAATTCGCCGCCTATTGGGGCACGAACAACGTCGACCATCAGGCGCGGATCTGTCACTCGACCACCGTTGCGGGCGTTGCGAATACATGGGGCTACGGCGCCATGACCAACAGCTACAACGACATCCACAATTCCAAGGCCATTTTCATCATCGGTGGCAACCCTGCCGAGGCGCATCCTGTCAGCCTGTTGCACGTGCTGAAGGCCAAGGAAGAAAACAACGCGCCGCTCATCGTCTGCGACCCGCGCTTTACCCGCACAGCGGCGCATGCTGATGAATATGTGCGTTTCCGTCCCGGTTCGGACGTGGCGCTGGTCTGGGGTATCCTGTGGCACATCTTTGAGAATGGCTGGGAAGACAAGGAATTCATCCGCACCCGCGTCTGGGGCATGGACCAGATCAAGGACGAGGTGAACAAGTGGACCCCAGAAGAAACCGAGCGCGTTACCGGCGTGCCGGGCGAGCAGCTGCGCCGCGTGGCGCGGACGCTGGCCAATAGCCGCCCCGGTACTGTTATCTGGTGTATGGGTGGCACCCAGCACACCAACGGCAACAACAACACCCGCGCGTACTGCATCCTGCAGCTGGCGCTGGGCAACATGGGTGTGGCCGGTGGCGGCACCAACATCTTCCGCGGACATGACAACGTGCAGGGGGCCACGGACCTTGGTGTTCTGGCCGACACGCTGCCCGGCTATTACGGTCTGGCGGAAGGATCTTGGGCGCATTGGGCGCGTGTCTGGGGCGAGGATATGGATTGGCTCAAGAGCCGGTTCTCGGATGCCACCTATGCGGACACCAAGATGATGAACCTCAGCGGCATCACCGTGTCGCGGTGGATCGACGGTGTTCTCGAAGACAAGGAGAATATGGATCAGCCCAACAATGTCCGGGCCATGGTTCTCTGGGGTCATGCGCCCAACAGCCAGACACGCGGTAAGGAAATGAAAACCGCGATGGAAAAGCTGGACATGCTGGTTGTGGTCGATCCGTTCCCGACAGTCTCTGCTGTCATGAACGACCGTACCGATGGCGTGTATCTGCTGCCGGCTACCACGCAATTCGAGACGCGCGGCTCTGTCACCGCCTCGAACCGGTCGTTGCAGTGGCGTGACAAGATCATGGACCCGCTGTTTGAGTCCAAGGTTGACCACGAAATCCTCGCGCTGTTCGCCCAAAAGTTTGGTTTCCATGACCGGATGTTCCGCAACATCGCGATTGACGAAGCCGGAGAGCCCAACGTCGAAGACATCACCCGCGAGTTCAACAAGGGTATGTGGACGATCGGCTATACCGGCCAGAGCCCAGAGCGGCTTAAGCTGCATATGGCCAACCAGCACACCTTTGACCGCACCACGTTGCGCGCCAAGGGCGGCCCGGCCGATGGCGATTACTACGGCCTGCCCTGGCCCTGCTGGGGAACGGCCGAGATGAACCATCCCGGCACAGCCAATCTCTATGATATGTCGATACCGGTTTCCAAAGGTGGCTTGACCTTCCGTGCCCGGTTTGGCGTAGAACGGGATGGCGACAACCTCTTGGCCGAGGGTGTCTATTCGGCAGGGTCTGAGATTCAGGATGGGTATCCGGAATTCACCATGCAGATGCTGATGGATCTGGGCTGGGACGGCGATCTGACCGCAGACGAGCGCGCCGCAATCGACGCAGTGGGCGGACCTACGGCCAACTGGAAGACCGACCTGTCGGGCGGTATCCAGCGGGTGGCGATCAAGCACGAATGCGCGCCCTTCGGTAATGCCAAGGCGCGGGCGGTCGTGTGGACCTTCCCCGACCCAGTGCCGTTGCATCGTGAACCGCTCTACACCAACCGTCGTGATCTGGTGGCGGATTATCCGACCTATGAGGACCGCAAGGCTTGGCGTTTGCCGACCATGTATGCCTCGATCCAGCAAAAGGATTTCTCGCAAGAGTATCCGATCATCCTCACCTCTGGCCGTCTGGTCGAATATGAGGGCGGCGGCGACGAGACACGGTCAAACCCGTGGCTGGCCGAGCTTCAGCAGGATATGTTCGTCGAGATCAACCCGCGCGATGCCAATAACATCGGCGTGCGGGACGGCGCACAGGTCTGGGTTGAAGGGGCTGAAGGCGCCAAGGTCAAGGTCATGGCAATGGTGACAGAGCGGGTGGCGGAAGGCGTTGTCTTTATGCCGTTCCACTTTGGAGGCCATTTCGAGGGCAAGGACCTGAGGGGGAATTACCCCGCCGGTGCCGATCCCTATGTCTTGGGC
The nucleotide sequence above comes from Roseovarius mucosus. Encoded proteins:
- a CDS encoding ubiquinol-cytochrome c reductase iron-sulfur subunit N-terminal domain-containing protein: MTRKTEAGSSRRDFLKLAATGAPAVAVATMVTTGEAQAAEPDLTSDRMQDTAHTRAYFESARF
- a CDS encoding formate dehydrogenase subunit alpha → MLRKKTNGVARRPQRTSILSEVAGTSVDRRAFLRGSGLAIGGLAAIGAMGGTVTRANAQSAATAAVQTVKSVCTHCSVGCTVVAEVQNGVWTGQEPGWDSPFNLGAHCAKGAAVREHAHGERRLKYPMKKEGGEWKRISWEQAINEIGDGMMKIREESGPDSVYWLGSAKHNNEQAYLFRKFAAYWGTNNVDHQARICHSTTVAGVANTWGYGAMTNSYNDIHNSKAIFIIGGNPAEAHPVSLLHVLKAKEENNAPLIVCDPRFTRTAAHADEYVRFRPGSDVALVWGILWHIFENGWEDKEFIRTRVWGMDQIKDEVNKWTPEETERVTGVPGEQLRRVARTLANSRPGTVIWCMGGTQHTNGNNNTRAYCILQLALGNMGVAGGGTNIFRGHDNVQGATDLGVLADTLPGYYGLAEGSWAHWARVWGEDMDWLKSRFSDATYADTKMMNLSGITVSRWIDGVLEDKENMDQPNNVRAMVLWGHAPNSQTRGKEMKTAMEKLDMLVVVDPFPTVSAVMNDRTDGVYLLPATTQFETRGSVTASNRSLQWRDKIMDPLFESKVDHEILALFAQKFGFHDRMFRNIAIDEAGEPNVEDITREFNKGMWTIGYTGQSPERLKLHMANQHTFDRTTLRAKGGPADGDYYGLPWPCWGTAEMNHPGTANLYDMSIPVSKGGLTFRARFGVERDGDNLLAEGVYSAGSEIQDGYPEFTMQMLMDLGWDGDLTADERAAIDAVGGPTANWKTDLSGGIQRVAIKHECAPFGNAKARAVVWTFPDPVPLHREPLYTNRRDLVADYPTYEDRKAWRLPTMYASIQQKDFSQEYPIILTSGRLVEYEGGGDETRSNPWLAELQQDMFVEINPRDANNIGVRDGAQVWVEGAEGAKVKVMAMVTERVAEGVVFMPFHFGGHFEGKDLRGNYPAGADPYVLGESTNTAQTYGYDSVTQMQETKATLCKIMPA